From uncultured Desulfobacter sp.:
GGTGGCAAATGACGGCCTCATCCGGGATGATGATCTCGCCCAAATTCCCTGGCCCGTTGAACGACAATCCCTGGTAACGGATATATTCGAAAAGAGCGTACACACCTTTGGACCACCCGGAGCCGGGCGGACCCTGATTCAGGCGTTAAATATGCTTGAGCAGTTCGACAAAAATCTCCTGGATCCGGATATGCCGCAGGGTGTCCTGCTTCTGGCATATGTCATCCGCAAAGCAAATCTCGACCGGTCGGACCGGCCGACAGATCCGGCCCTGTTTGCCCAGGAATTGGAACTGGCTGAAGACATTACCGATCTTGACTATGCCAAACGGGTATCCAAACGGATCAAGCAACGAATGTTCGGCAAGGGCGATACCACCCACCTGTCGGTGATGGACAAATTCGGCAATGCCGTGGCCCTGACCCAGTCCATAGAGCGCGTGTACGGTTCGTTTACCGCGTCGGAAAAGTTAGGATTCCTCTACAATAATTATATGAGTGCCTTTGAATACCAGGATATCACCCATCCATATTATTTAAGACCTAATGCCGTACCCTGGGCTTCAGTGAGCCCCACCATTATTTTTGATAAGAAAAGACCCTGGCTGGCCATAGGATCTCCCGGTTCTCAGAGAATCGTATCGGCCATATTGCAAGTATTGCTGAGACTGGAACGCGGGGCGACGCCGTTTGGCGCAGTGGAAGCGCCAAGGATGCACTGTTCAATAACAGGGAAAGTTTCCATTGAAGCGACCCGGATGCGAAATGATATTCCTGAACTGCTGAAAAGCCACGGTTTTTCCATAGATATCCGGGATCCATACTCATTCTATCTGGGTTCGGTTCAGTTGGTGTTGAATCAAAACGGTGAATTCATTGGTGTGGCCGATCCCCGGCGGGACGGATCTGCCCTGGGCCCGTTATGACCCAGCTGCCGTTTTTAATATCCGTTCCCCATTCAGGGTTGACCATCCCTGAGGAGGTACGGCCCCTCTGTCTACTAAATCAGGATGAAATCCAGAACGATAGTGACGGCGGTGCCGGTGATATTTATTCGATACTCAAAAATCATGTTCAAAGCTTTGTAATCGCTGATATCGCCCGGGCAGTGGTGGACCTGAATCGTCCGGAAGATGATTTCTCCAAAGATGGTGTCATTAAGACGCATACCTGCTGGGAAGTGCCCATATGGTCATCGCCGTTGCCTAAAATATTGTGTGATACACTTCTTGAAAAATATTACTTTCCCTATCATCAAAAATTAGCATCACTTGCCGGCGATCCTTCCCTGATTTTGGGCATTGACTGCCATTCCATGGCGGCAACCGGTCCGCCGGTTGGTCCGGATCCCGGAGAGGAGCGACCTCTTATCAACCTGGGCAATCTTGGCCACAGGTCATGCCCGGAAAAATGGGCTATGTATATGGTGGATTGTTTTAAAAAGTACTTTGGGGATAATGTTACGTTAAACTATCCGTTTAAAGGTGGATGGATCACACGCCACTACAGTCGTTTAATGCCATGGATCCAGATTGAAATATCAAGGGCACCGTTCTTGACTGATTCGGAAAAGGGCCTGAACGTATTGTCTGCTCTGAAAATGTGGACTGAGAAATTACCAATTATAAGATAAGAGCCCAAAACAAGACAAGAGCCAAAAAAATTTGTAAATGGTCCCAGTATGACTGATGAAAAGATTAGGGGAAGAAGGCATTTTTCCAGACTATTAATAATAGTCCGGGGTTGGAAATTCCACATTGAAAATGTTTCGATATTGATGTAGTCCACAGTGAGAATGTGAAATAATTCCCCCACCCCACAATATTTTTGTTATTGAATACTTTCTTGAAATAGGCCTGGGCGACTGATAATACCATTAAGGCTCAGTTCAGCTTTTCTATATTTCCGGCCTGTATATAGGTGCAGGCAGAAGCTATATATGTATTAAATTGATCCACCTATCCATAAAGATTCCAAGTCTTCCCAAAACATATACATAAGCCCAAAGGAGCAAATGAAACCGAAAACT
This genomic window contains:
- a CDS encoding N-formylglutamate amidohydrolase, with protein sequence MTQLPFLISVPHSGLTIPEEVRPLCLLNQDEIQNDSDGGAGDIYSILKNHVQSFVIADIARAVVDLNRPEDDFSKDGVIKTHTCWEVPIWSSPLPKILCDTLLEKYYFPYHQKLASLAGDPSLILGIDCHSMAATGPPVGPDPGEERPLINLGNLGHRSCPEKWAMYMVDCFKKYFGDNVTLNYPFKGGWITRHYSRLMPWIQIEISRAPFLTDSEKGLNVLSALKMWTEKLPIIR
- a CDS encoding gamma-glutamyltransferase; protein product: MVTPISRRPLDADLLDPSDRRVVYPQKVGVSAQGMVSTQHYLATQAGNDILEQGGNAIDAAIAAAFALGVVEPAASGLGGQTMMVIHLAEQDRTFCLDGGTRVPNRTPPGALERADQLRGYRATTVPSTPAVLGHALRHYGTKSLEEVLVPAIHNARYGYRISPLQYYLSKRELKHLKLFPSRKFFLKNGERLYPIGSVFKQEVLAQTFETLAKEGVEDFYQGSIAKLIHDDMVANDGLIRDDDLAQIPWPVERQSLVTDIFEKSVHTFGPPGAGRTLIQALNMLEQFDKNLLDPDMPQGVLLLAYVIRKANLDRSDRPTDPALFAQELELAEDITDLDYAKRVSKRIKQRMFGKGDTTHLSVMDKFGNAVALTQSIERVYGSFTASEKLGFLYNNYMSAFEYQDITHPYYLRPNAVPWASVSPTIIFDKKRPWLAIGSPGSQRIVSAILQVLLRLERGATPFGAVEAPRMHCSITGKVSIEATRMRNDIPELLKSHGFSIDIRDPYSFYLGSVQLVLNQNGEFIGVADPRRDGSALGPL